TTCACATTATCGCCTCCAGTAGCCCCAATTGCTCCATTAGGAGAATTTGGCACTACAGATTCTGGAGGCGAAGCCATTGTCACATTTCTTAACTGTTGGAATGAGGAATTTTGTAGCAGGAGATAGCGACTGCCAAACAAACCTGCACCACAGCCAAATACCAGTAAGAACAAATAAACACCTAGTTGGTTTAAAGATAACTTCATAATAATTCTGCTTAAGGACAACAATGCAGTTGCTAATTTCTAAGTGTAGTCAAGCTAACGGCAAGTGGACAGATCAATTTACGAGGAATTAAGCATTGGGAATTGGGAATTGGGAAGAGGACTTGGGGACAAGGGGAAAGACTTGTTTCAAGTTCTCACCCCTTGTCCCCTTGTCCCCCTGCTCCCCGATCTCCCCACTTCCCACACTCTCCATCTAAAATTTAAAGTTAATGCGCTCTCGATCTGTATACATGACTTTAACCTTTCGTCAACTGTTTCTCTGTAGCCTAGTTAGCGCCTTGGGCCTAGTAAGCATACTGCCAAACTTGAACAGTGCTAACGCTGCTGTAGGTGGTTGCCCGATTCCAGCCCTATCTCGCTTCCAACGCCATAAAGTTGTTCGTGGCGAAACTTTGGAGAGCATAGCGCAGCGCTACAATCTCATACCTACAACTATTATTGGCATGAATCCAGCTTTGCAGAATGGCGCGGTCGCAGCCGTTGGTAGTGTGCTTCAAATTCCTCCCTACAATGGGATTGTAGTTGAAGTACCTCGTGGTCAAACTTGGCGACAGGTAGCAGCACAATACAAAGTTCGTGCTGATAGCCTTTTTGAGGTGAATGGCTGCCAACAAGACCCCAGAATCGTGTTTGTTCCGGGGGTAAATTGGTCGCCCAATGGTGTTGTAACTAAGTCCCCTTTACCTACTGATGCAGCTACGCCAAACCGTGCATCCCTGTCTGGATATCCCTTGGCACAAGTGGCAAATGTAGGATTAGCTTATGGATGGCAAATTAATCCGGCGACAGGTGAAGTTTTCTTCCACAGTGGTGTTGACTTATTAGCACCAGTTGGGAGTAATGTGTTAGCGATCGCTCCTGGAACCGTAGCCTTTGCTAATGACCAAGGTTCTTATGGCAAGTTGGTCATCATTAACCACAGTGGCGGGCTTCAAAGCCGCTACGCCCAACTTGACAGTATCAAGGTTACTGTCGGTCAGCAAGTAAAAAAAGGAGACTTACTAGGAACAGTAGGCACTAGTGGAAAACCAACTTCCACTCAACCGCATCTCCATTTTGAAGTGCGTTCTACCTCATCTTTGGGTTGGGTAGCACAAGACCCAAAAGGTTATTTGAAGAAATGAAGAAGCGGGGAGGCAGGGGAGCAGGGGAAGCAGAGGGAGCAAGGGGGAAATAACCAATTCCCAATTCCCAATTTCCAATTCCCAATGCCCAATACCCAATACCCAATGCCCAATGCCCTATGCCCAATTCCCAAATTCGCTAGATTTTATGATGTGCATTCCTGCCTCTGCAAACCTTGCAAATGCTGCATCTGCCTGTTCTGTGTAGTCCACAATATTTGGAACAACAACGGGGGAAGTGCAATCTTCTAAGAGATAGATTTTTTGAGCGAGGGTAGCATCTACCTCTTTAATTTCTGTTAATAAATCGTCAATTGTCCAGGCGACGCAATGACT
The Nostoc punctiforme PCC 73102 genome window above contains:
- a CDS encoding LysM peptidoglycan-binding domain-containing M23 family metallopeptidase gives rise to the protein MTLTFRQLFLCSLVSALGLVSILPNLNSANAAVGGCPIPALSRFQRHKVVRGETLESIAQRYNLIPTTIIGMNPALQNGAVAAVGSVLQIPPYNGIVVEVPRGQTWRQVAAQYKVRADSLFEVNGCQQDPRIVFVPGVNWSPNGVVTKSPLPTDAATPNRASLSGYPLAQVANVGLAYGWQINPATGEVFFHSGVDLLAPVGSNVLAIAPGTVAFANDQGSYGKLVIINHSGGLQSRYAQLDSIKVTVGQQVKKGDLLGTVGTSGKPTSTQPHLHFEVRSTSSLGWVAQDPKGYLKK